The Flavobacteriales bacterium genomic sequence ATCTCAAGGCTCTTTCCGTCCGGTGCCTCGTCCAGTGCAACCATGGCTTCATGAGGATGTAGCTTTCCGTCTGCATCCGGGATCGGATCGCCATGCGGGTCAAACCTGGGATGGCCCAAATATGCATCCAGCCGCTCAATCAGTTCAGGAGATTTCACATGCTCCAGTTGTTCGGCAATGATGTGCACCTCGTGCCATCCGAATTCCAACTTCTCCACCAGAAACACTTCCCACAATCGGTGCTTGCGGGTAATGCGCAGCGCTGTTTTGGTGCCTTCGCGTGTGAGTTTAACCCCCTTGTATTTTTCATAAGCTACCAGTCCTTTTTCCGATAACCGCTTTAACATGTCTGTTACAGAAGCAGCCTTGGTATTCAGCTTGGCTGCGATAGCATTGGTTGAAATCCCTTTCCTGGTTCCCTGCCCAAGGCTCCATATCGCTTTGAGGTAATTTTCTTCTGCGGAAGTATACATTGTTATGCTGGGGTAAATATAAATTTAGACATGCCTAAAAATAATTTTATCTTTGTGTGGAAAGATGGTCAAAAGATAGCAATGTTCAGTGGAATCCGGTACATATATTTCAGCACGTCCCATTGTATGCGGATAAGGGGCATCATATGGATGTTGGTATTTCCGCTGTTTTGTACGGCACAAACGGGTACGATCAAGGGAAAGGTGACTTCAGAATCGGGTGCAGTTCCGTTCGCACATGTTGGGTTGGAGGAAACAGAATTCGCGCAACCCGCCAATGATCAAGGGTGTTTTGAACTCGCTGCTATTCCGCCTGGGGAATACAGCTTGTATGTTTCCGCTGTAGGGTATAAGACCTATCATCGCAAGGTGAGTGTAAGGTCAAACGATACCTTGGTTGTGAAGGTGACGATGACAGAATTTGCCAGCCAACTTGGAGAAGTGGTGGTGACAGGCACCATGAAGGAAACATTTATCGAAGCGTCTCCGGTGAAAGTGGAAGTGATCACGCCGAAATTTCTTCAGGCCCATCCCACCAACAATGTGATCGAGGCGCTGCAAACCGTGAACGGTGTGCAGGAGCAAATCAACTGCGGTGTGTGCGGAACCAATGACATTCACATCAACGGGATGGAAGGGCCTTATACATTGGTGCTGATTGACGGCATGCCCATCATGAGTGCCCTCGCAACCGTGTACGGTTTCAACGGCATTCCCACTTCATTGATCCGGAGGGTGGAGATCATCAAGGGGCCTTCGTCTACGCTTTACGGAACGGAAGCGGTGGGCGGCGTTATCAACATCATTACCAAACGCCCGGAAGACCTGCCGCTGGTTACCCTGCACAGTTACTACACGTCGCACAGGGAGTGGGATGCG encodes the following:
- a CDS encoding metal-dependent transcriptional regulator — its product is MYTSAEENYLKAIWSLGQGTRKGISTNAIAAKLNTKAASVTDMLKRLSEKGLVAYEKYKGVKLTREGTKTALRITRKHRLWEVFLVEKLEFGWHEVHIIAEQLEHVKSPELIERLDAYLGHPRFDPHGDPIPDADGKLHPHEAMVALDEAPDGKSLEIIGVSDSSDDFLKHLEKLGLVLGTRLVIRERHGYDRSITIELGKKNQTVITNRTAQNLMVRPASAPKNPGT